Proteins from one Sphingomonas sp. HF-S4 genomic window:
- a CDS encoding ArsR/SmtB family transcription factor, with product MSAGVDGLFHALGDPTRRAIVDHLTTGPLSVSSLSEPLGITLTAVSQHLRVLEQCGVVATEKLGRVRVARLVPDGLVPLEAWARQRRSTLERQLDRLSKLLEEH from the coding sequence ATGAGCGCAGGAGTTGATGGGCTATTCCACGCACTCGGCGATCCAACACGGCGCGCAATAGTCGATCACCTGACTACGGGCCCGCTGTCCGTGTCGAGCTTGTCGGAACCGCTCGGGATAACCCTCACCGCCGTTTCGCAACATCTGCGGGTGTTGGAACAGTGCGGAGTGGTCGCGACCGAAAAGCTCGGTCGCGTGCGTGTGGCAAGGCTCGTGCCGGACGGGCTTGTCCCGCTGGAAGCGTGGGCGCGACAGCGGCGTTCGACGCTAGAGCGGCAGCTTGATCGTTTAAGCAAACTGCTCGAGGAGCACTAA
- a CDS encoding SRPBCC domain-containing protein, with the protein MNDPAVTHATFVLERSFKAKPSTVFAALSDPAIKRGWYAESDTHEVIQFDSDCRPGGADNLHYRFGEGTPFPGAILANNGAYQDVVPDERIVSTSTMTLGGRAISVSLTTFELVPTELGTDLICTNQVAFFAGSDGPVIREEGWRIQFDNLRKAIESQA; encoded by the coding sequence TTGAACGATCCTGCTGTAACGCACGCCACGTTCGTCCTTGAGCGTAGCTTCAAAGCCAAACCATCAACGGTGTTCGCTGCACTGTCTGATCCCGCCATCAAGCGGGGCTGGTACGCCGAGAGCGACACGCATGAGGTGATCCAGTTCGACAGCGACTGTCGCCCTGGTGGCGCCGACAATTTGCACTACCGTTTTGGCGAGGGTACGCCCTTCCCCGGCGCGATCCTCGCTAATAATGGTGCGTATCAAGATGTTGTGCCCGATGAACGTATTGTTTCGACCAGTACGATGACACTCGGCGGTCGAGCGATCTCGGTCTCGTTGACGACGTTCGAACTTGTACCGACAGAATTGGGGACCGACCTTATCTGTACGAATCAGGTAGCATTTTTTGCGGGATCTGACGGTCCCGTGATACGCGAGGAGGGTTGGCGCATTCAGTTCGACAATCTTCGCAAGGCGATCGAAAGCCAGGCATGA